A single genomic interval of Spinacia oleracea cultivar Varoflay chromosome 6, BTI_SOV_V1, whole genome shotgun sequence harbors:
- the LOC110777357 gene encoding protein FAR1-RELATED SEQUENCE 5-like: protein MENYQIFHDFSVSKSISNDYSSSHLNSSAENQTYEDILNNALNNSEQNDANKDPESYVVVGQDFEEPVSLEGSVVKEDDEAYELYNSHAFRNGFGTRKGKKEYRSGTRIVRQRRIGCKASVQFDVDKKTGMYVLSKHCRLHNHSMVPANKRYLIRSHRHISKEHLAFLTTFTCSGTKLVDILRAMRKEVGGEAHLGFTVPDAYDVVLAKKKKILDGCDSNQLIRWFTMRQANEHDFYYNFQLNEENQLTNFFWRDGRMRSDYEAFGDLLIHDTTYRTNKYDMICGPFVGMNLHTQNIMFGVGFILNEKAGSFEWLFNSFLTSMGGKQPVTIMTDQCSAMDKAIREVFPKSRHRLCTWHIGENVIVNIKGVMAKEGFKRRFDYVLKYTDTVAEFEHYWNSLLADYNCAKHSWIIRLYSLKEKCCPAYNKEWFSGGVLSSQRSETTNHSISRRLHKTNGLCDFYKCFLEVIDEWRSKENTGDYNSSTGNKYYACSDNMLCLHAREVYTIAIYLIFEQRFIKAVGLRSERIRFEYPVSEYIVGHPTKDFIRHNVRFNE from the exons ATGGAGAATTATCAAATATTCCATGATTTCTCTGTTTCAAAATCAATTTCGAATGATTATTCTTCTTCTCATTTGAATTCTTCAGCTGAAAATCAGACTTACGAAG ATATTTTAAATAATGCGCTTAATAATTCAGAACAAAATGATGCTAATAAAGATCCAGAATCCTATGTGGTTGTTGGCCAAG ATTTTGAAGAACCAGTTTCATTAGAGGGAAGTGTAGTTAAGGAAGATGATGAGGCGTATGAGTTATACAACAGTCATGCATTTAGGAATGGTTTTGGTACTAGGAAGGGTAAAAAGGAGTATAGAAGTGGTACTAGAATAGTTCGACAACG GAGAATTGGATGCAAGGCTTCAGTTCAGTTTGATGTTGATAAGAAAACTGGAATGTATGTTCTTTCTAAACATTGTCGTCTGCATAACCATTCAATGGTTCCTGCTAATAAGAGATACCTTATTAGGTCACATAGGCACATTTCAAAAGAACACTTGGcttttcttactacttttacttGTAGTGGCACTAAGCTTGTTGATATTCTTAGAGCTATGAGGAAAGAAGTTGGTGGTGAGGCGCATTTAGGCTTCACTGTTCCCGATGCGTATGATGTTGTTTTggcaaagaagaagaaaattttgGATGGTTGTGATTCAAATCAGTTGATCAGATGGTTCACTATGAGACAAGCTAATGAACATgatttttattataattttcaaCTGAATGAAGAGAATCAGTTGACCAATTTTTTTTGGAGAGATGGAAGAATGCGGTCTGATTATGAAGCTTTTGGTGATTTATTGATTCATGATACAACTTATCGTACTAATAAATACGATATGATTTGTGGGCCTTTTGTTGGAATGAATCTTCACACCCAAAATATCATGTTTGGAGTGGGTTTTATATTGAATGAGAAGGCAGGTAGTTTTGAAtggctttttaattcttttttgaCTTCCATGGGAGGGAAGCAACCTGTGACTATCATGACTGATCAATGTTCTGCCATGGACAAGGCTATAAG GGAAGTGTTTCCAAAATCGAGGCATCGGTTGTGTACGTGGCACATTGGAGAAAATGTTATTGTAAACATCAAAGGTGTTATGGCCAAAGAAGGATTCAAACGTCGGtttgattatgttttgaaatATACTGACACAGTTGCTGAGTTCGAGCATTATTGGAATag TCTTTTGGCTGATTACAATTGCGCTAAACATTCATGGATAATAAGGTTATATAGTTTGAAGGAGAAATGTTGTCCTGCATATAACAAAGAGTGGTTTTCTGGGGGTGTTTTGTCTTCTCAAAGGAGTGAGACTACAAATCATTCTATTTCTAGGAGGTTGCATAAAACCAACGGTTTATGTGATTTTTATAAGTGTTTTTTGGAGGTAATTGATGAGTGGAGAAGTAAGGAGAACACGGGAGATTATAATTCTTCTACTGGTAATAAGTATTATGCATGTTCGGATAACATGTTATGTTTACATGCCCGGGAAGTGTACACTATTgcaatatatttgatatttgagCAACGATTCATCAAAGCTGTTGGTTTGAGGAGTGAACGGATTCGTTTTGAGTATCCAGTTTCTGAGTATATTGTTGGGCATCCTACAAAGGATTTCATTAGACACAATGTCAGATTTAATGAGTAA